The following coding sequences are from one Thermoplasmata archaeon window:
- the purF gene encoding amidophosphoribosyltransferase has translation MLPREACGVVGIASNGPVALQLYFALRALQHRGQESAGIATHSDRIRCSKGMGLVHEVFPDGPAELPGNMGIAHVRYSTTGASKLENAQPVVASSQMGDIALAHNGDIVNADRIRRELKKQGWAFITSTDSEVLIRLLANEIAPAGDLVRATRNLMRMIVGSYSLVVLLPDRILAIRDPLGIKPLCLGRLPGGEGYIAASETVALDVLGAEFVREVNPGELVELTASGLRSHTILRSSHTAHCMFEWVYFARPDSLFAGKYVFDVRWCFGRKVAEEKPVEADIVVPVPDSGRTHAQGYSEASGLPYVEGLMKNRYIGRTFILPTREAREMNVQLKLNAIRSRVAGKRVVLVDDSIVRGTTTGKIVELLRRAGATEVHVRIGSPPIRAPCYLGIDMKTRDQFVATDRTEADIARIIGADSVGYLSIDGLVECIGIPKSDLCLGCLTGEYPLEIPGERARFQARLDDVWPPPSATSQNPFLLIPHAPPDENREGARARTRSG, from the coding sequence ATGCTGCCCAGGGAAGCGTGCGGAGTCGTTGGAATCGCCTCGAACGGCCCAGTCGCACTGCAGCTCTATTTCGCGCTCCGGGCCCTCCAGCACAGGGGCCAAGAGTCTGCGGGCATCGCCACCCACAGCGACAGAATTCGCTGCTCCAAGGGCATGGGACTGGTACACGAGGTCTTCCCGGATGGCCCCGCAGAGCTCCCCGGAAATATGGGTATAGCACACGTGAGATACTCGACCACGGGCGCATCCAAGCTCGAGAACGCCCAGCCGGTCGTTGCTTCGTCGCAGATGGGCGACATCGCGCTCGCCCACAATGGGGACATCGTGAATGCTGATAGAATTCGCAGGGAGCTGAAGAAGCAGGGCTGGGCCTTCATCACCTCCACGGACTCCGAGGTTCTCATCAGGCTGCTCGCCAACGAAATTGCCCCCGCTGGGGACCTGGTGCGTGCCACGCGGAACCTGATGAGAATGATCGTTGGCTCCTACTCGCTAGTTGTCCTCCTCCCGGACAGAATTCTGGCGATTCGGGACCCCCTAGGCATCAAGCCCCTCTGCCTCGGAAGGCTACCCGGCGGCGAGGGGTACATCGCCGCTTCAGAGACCGTAGCACTGGATGTCCTCGGCGCGGAATTCGTCCGCGAGGTAAATCCAGGTGAACTGGTCGAGCTCACCGCTTCCGGGCTCCGCTCCCACACAATTCTCCGTTCCTCACATACCGCACATTGCATGTTTGAGTGGGTCTACTTCGCGCGCCCGGACAGTCTTTTCGCTGGAAAATATGTGTTCGACGTGCGATGGTGCTTCGGGAGAAAGGTCGCCGAAGAAAAGCCTGTGGAGGCCGACATTGTGGTCCCTGTCCCAGACTCAGGCCGGACCCATGCTCAGGGCTACTCCGAGGCCTCGGGGCTGCCATACGTCGAGGGGCTGATGAAAAACAGATACATCGGTCGAACATTCATCCTGCCGACGAGGGAGGCGAGGGAGATGAACGTCCAGCTAAAGCTCAACGCTATTCGCTCCCGGGTCGCAGGCAAGAGGGTCGTCTTAGTGGACGACAGCATCGTGCGCGGGACCACAACAGGGAAAATCGTCGAGCTCCTGCGCCGCGCAGGGGCAACGGAGGTCCATGTTCGGATAGGTTCCCCACCCATCCGGGCCCCTTGCTATCTCGGCATTGACATGAAGACCAGGGATCAGTTCGTCGCAACGGACAGGACCGAGGCCGATATTGCGCGCATCATCGGGGCTGACTCCGTGGGCTACCTGAGCATCGATGGTCTTGTCGAGTGCATAGGAATACCGAAGAGCGATCTCTGCCTCGGCTGCCTGACCGGTGAGTATCCCTTAGAGATACCAGGGGAGAGGGCGCGCTTCCAGGCCAGGCTGGACGACGTCTGGCCCCCTCCGTCCGCCACCTCCCAAAATCCTTTTCTGTTGATACCCCATGCACCTCCGGATGAAAATCGAGAGGGGGCTCGTGCTCGCACTAGAAGTGGCTGA
- a CDS encoding LSM domain-containing protein, with amino-acid sequence MQKPLSILNQSLGKRVLVELKGNREYRGVLDGYDPHMNLVLKNAEELVNRQLKQVLELAIVRGDNVIYISPP; translated from the coding sequence ATGCAGAAGCCCCTCAGCATCCTGAACCAGAGTCTGGGCAAGAGGGTGCTCGTCGAGCTCAAGGGCAACCGTGAGTACCGAGGGGTTCTTGACGGCTACGACCCGCACATGAACCTGGTGCTCAAGAACGCCGAGGAACTCGTGAACAGGCAGCTCAAGCAGGTCCTCGAGCTCGCAATCGTTCGGGGGGACAACGTAATCTACATCTCACCTCCCTAG
- a CDS encoding 50S ribosomal protein L37e, translating into MTKGTPSMGKMVKKTHIRCRRCGKRSYHVQKRRCASCGFGETRRLRRYSWNKRH; encoded by the coding sequence ATGACGAAGGGCACGCCCTCGATGGGCAAGATGGTTAAGAAGACACACATCCGGTGTCGGAGGTGTGGGAAGAGGAGCTACCACGTCCAGAAGAGGCGGTGCGCCTCCTGTGGCTTTGGAGAGACTAGAAGGCTCAGGCGCTACAGCTGGAATAAAAGGCACTAG
- a CDS encoding DNA polymerase domain-containing protein has protein sequence MASWDVRLLTATYDVKSDPVVVELYGKTRDGRSIVIRHHGFKPYFYILEPSDATLQSLKADPDVLDIREEWLELGGEKRRFERITIKFPYRVPHYREKYKRETEFFAADIPFGQRFVFDMDLGACFRAEGSMVGSQEREKYAVDLVVDAAAEGAYGPCEPFHPPLKILSFDVENSIRKETFGKLFCVSAAVRDPGARELRTFTFTGSEKDILHSFEELVVREDPDVITGYNIDNYDIPTLLARAKVNGIEELHWGRDRSGPRTFNERFWRVTGRIVADAWWSAKLALRPKKETLAAISKLVLNEEKLDVDPLRIDEEWAADPDKVVRYCTKDAELALRILERIAILKKAMDLATVARLPLDDVVNGRTSTFIDSILIRRADRARIAVPMTRHERKEAKIEGGYVHTISPGLYHWVCVLDFKSMYPTIIITKNICFTTLHPEGEIRSPTGARFLSREVRPGLLPVILEELMRDRAEAQRRRAEARAKGNKEEEEYYNGLQEAVKTMMNSFYGVFASAFYRFTNPTIGASITAFARESIKGVIERLEAEGLTVVYSDTDSVFFLLPEGHRTLEKAVAFGREKAEEFSRGGATLEFQGIYEPMFSHGKKKRYVARCIWPREETVVRGYEIRRTDSFDLLSETMAEVFEKILDDRIEEATEHARAVIRATQAGRVPLEKLVISRTVQGSEGEDGGWTSYVNPDSMANVAAARKLTALGYEFVPGMKVSWIVTDGDKTPQQVEPYIDGRPFRATPDWKYYARRLAVSLARVTEVFGLDERALVTGTKQAGLDQFM, from the coding sequence ATGGCCTCTTGGGATGTACGCCTGCTCACGGCCACCTACGATGTGAAAAGCGACCCTGTGGTGGTCGAGCTCTACGGAAAGACCCGCGACGGGAGGTCAATTGTCATCCGGCACCACGGTTTCAAACCCTACTTCTATATTCTCGAGCCCTCCGATGCGACCCTGCAGTCCCTGAAAGCCGACCCCGATGTCCTTGATATCAGGGAGGAATGGCTCGAGCTCGGGGGGGAAAAGAGGAGATTCGAAAGGATTACCATCAAATTCCCCTATAGGGTGCCCCACTACAGGGAGAAATACAAAAGGGAGACTGAGTTCTTCGCGGCCGATATACCGTTTGGCCAGAGGTTCGTATTCGACATGGATCTGGGTGCATGTTTCAGAGCCGAGGGCAGCATGGTTGGGAGCCAGGAAAGGGAGAAGTACGCGGTTGACCTTGTAGTGGACGCGGCCGCCGAAGGTGCCTACGGGCCATGCGAGCCCTTTCATCCACCGCTCAAGATACTCAGTTTCGATGTCGAGAACAGCATACGGAAAGAAACCTTCGGAAAGCTCTTCTGCGTCTCGGCCGCTGTACGGGACCCGGGAGCGCGTGAGCTACGGACTTTCACATTTACCGGTAGTGAGAAAGACATTCTCCACTCGTTCGAAGAGCTGGTGGTGCGCGAGGACCCGGACGTCATCACTGGGTATAATATAGACAACTACGACATCCCGACCCTTCTCGCGAGGGCAAAGGTCAACGGAATCGAAGAGCTTCACTGGGGGAGAGACCGCTCGGGACCTAGGACATTCAACGAGCGCTTCTGGCGCGTCACGGGGCGGATTGTCGCGGATGCTTGGTGGAGCGCCAAGCTCGCGCTCAGGCCGAAGAAGGAGACGCTGGCGGCGATTTCGAAGCTAGTCCTGAATGAAGAGAAGCTCGACGTCGACCCACTAAGAATCGACGAGGAATGGGCGGCGGACCCAGACAAGGTGGTCAGGTACTGCACCAAGGATGCGGAGCTCGCTCTCAGAATTCTTGAGAGAATCGCCATTCTCAAAAAGGCAATGGACCTGGCCACTGTGGCCCGCCTCCCCCTCGACGACGTCGTCAATGGCCGGACGAGCACATTCATCGACTCAATTCTGATAAGAAGGGCGGACCGGGCCAGGATAGCGGTCCCGATGACGAGGCATGAGAGGAAGGAGGCGAAGATAGAGGGGGGTTATGTCCACACAATCAGCCCCGGCCTCTACCACTGGGTCTGCGTCCTCGACTTTAAGTCAATGTACCCCACAATAATAATCACGAAAAATATTTGCTTCACCACCCTCCACCCCGAGGGGGAGATACGTAGCCCGACTGGAGCGAGATTCCTCTCGAGGGAAGTCCGGCCAGGCCTCCTGCCCGTTATCCTGGAGGAGCTGATGAGGGACAGGGCCGAGGCCCAGAGGAGGAGGGCCGAAGCAAGGGCCAAGGGAAACAAGGAGGAGGAGGAGTACTACAACGGCCTCCAGGAGGCCGTGAAGACGATGATGAACTCCTTCTACGGTGTCTTCGCTTCCGCGTTCTACAGGTTCACCAACCCGACCATTGGGGCTTCTATAACCGCTTTCGCCAGAGAGAGTATCAAGGGAGTCATAGAACGGCTGGAGGCGGAGGGGCTGACGGTGGTCTACAGCGACACGGACAGCGTGTTCTTCCTCCTCCCGGAAGGTCATAGGACCCTCGAGAAAGCCGTGGCCTTCGGCCGAGAGAAGGCCGAGGAGTTCTCGAGGGGAGGTGCCACTCTGGAGTTCCAGGGAATTTACGAGCCGATGTTTTCCCACGGAAAGAAGAAGCGCTATGTTGCCCGCTGCATATGGCCGAGGGAGGAGACCGTGGTGCGGGGCTATGAAATCAGGCGCACCGACTCATTCGACCTCCTGAGCGAGACGATGGCGGAGGTGTTTGAAAAGATTCTGGACGACAGAATAGAGGAGGCCACGGAACACGCGAGAGCCGTGATTCGCGCCACGCAGGCAGGCAGAGTGCCTCTCGAAAAGCTAGTCATATCCCGCACCGTTCAGGGCAGTGAGGGAGAGGACGGGGGCTGGACTTCTTACGTGAATCCAGATTCGATGGCCAATGTTGCGGCGGCGCGCAAGCTCACGGCACTAGGTTACGAGTTCGTTCCGGGAATGAAGGTTTCCTGGATTGTGACCGATGGAGACAAAACGCCCCAGCAGGTAGAACCTTATATCGACGGCAGGCCATTCCGCGCCACACCGGACTGGAAATACTACGCTCGGAGGCTAGCGGTCTCGCTCGCCCGAGTTACCGAGGTCTTTGGTCTGGACGAGAGGGCCCTTGTCACAGGGACGAAGCAAGCCGGTTTGGACCAATTTATGTAG